The following coding sequences are from one Lysinibacillus sp. FSL W8-0992 window:
- a CDS encoding sensor histidine kinase has product MRMALLFLRERLAWIGFFVFLLFILNILFSLDVGLVAISIWYVNIIMVVTFSIFLLWRYVREVGQLKDFLGNVDSRLDEPHTRSLALSPFQEAYYKKIEDVFYDKDAELNDAKVQLQEYSDELLAWVHEVKAPLTTINLMLDHVEDLSLRRKLETEWLRLHLLVDQQLHQTRLASIEKDNYLTEIELRSVVYKEIRAMQAWCLEKDIGFDVGELTEVVMTDSKWIAFIVRQLLSNAIKYSPVNTEIIIFTEVDLTGATLLHIKDAGIGIRKEDMPRIFQKSYTGTVGRESAQSTGMGLYLAQNIAQKIGVRISVQSVVGEGSIFTLRFPLQNENVKLTGR; this is encoded by the coding sequence ATGAGAATGGCATTATTGTTTTTAAGAGAACGGCTTGCGTGGATTGGTTTTTTTGTGTTTCTTCTTTTTATTCTTAACATATTATTTTCTTTAGACGTTGGCTTAGTAGCCATATCCATTTGGTACGTGAATATCATCATGGTCGTCACTTTTTCTATATTTTTATTATGGCGTTATGTAAGAGAAGTCGGTCAGTTGAAAGATTTCCTGGGAAATGTGGATAGTCGACTTGATGAGCCCCATACTCGAAGTTTAGCTTTATCTCCATTTCAAGAGGCTTATTATAAAAAAATTGAAGATGTCTTCTATGATAAGGATGCAGAACTAAATGATGCGAAGGTGCAGCTACAAGAATATTCAGATGAGCTCCTTGCTTGGGTACATGAGGTGAAGGCTCCGTTAACAACGATAAATTTGATGTTAGATCATGTCGAGGATTTATCTTTACGTAGAAAATTAGAGACGGAGTGGTTAAGGCTCCATCTATTGGTTGATCAGCAGTTACATCAAACACGGCTAGCTTCTATAGAAAAAGATAATTATTTAACAGAAATTGAGCTTCGGTCAGTCGTCTATAAAGAAATACGTGCAATGCAGGCTTGGTGTTTAGAAAAAGATATTGGCTTCGATGTAGGAGAATTAACTGAAGTAGTGATGACAGATAGTAAATGGATAGCATTCATTGTTAGACAACTGTTATCCAATGCCATAAAATATAGTCCTGTAAATACAGAGATTATTATTTTTACTGAAGTTGATTTAACTGGGGCAACTTTGCTTCACATTAAGGATGCAGGTATAGGCATTCGTAAAGAGGATATGCCGCGAATTTTTCAAAAATCGTATACAGGTACGGTAGGAAGAGAATCTGCACAATCAACGGGTATGGGCTTGTATTTAGCACAGAATATTGCTCAAAAAATTGGTGTGCGAATTAGTGTACAGTCAGTTGTAGGAGAAGGCTCGATATTTACGCTACGATTTCCATTACAAAATGAAAATGTCAAACTAACAGGTAGATGA
- a CDS encoding ABC transporter ATP-binding protein: MAVLIGRKVKKVYGKKSTAQEVLKGIDLEVNEGEFVGIMGPSGSGKTTLLNVLCSIDFATEGVIEINGQSLRGMKEKALANFRREQLGFIFQDYNLLDTLTVKENILLPLAIGKLPKAVAESRVKELTYLLGIADILNKYPNEISGGQKQRTSAARALITNPSMVFADEPTGALDSKSATALLKNLQGINETKKATIMMVTHDAVAASFCTRVLFLKDGLIYSELYKGDKTRQAFFQEIMHTQSVLGGDGYES, translated from the coding sequence GTGGCAGTTTTAATTGGACGTAAAGTAAAAAAAGTATATGGTAAAAAATCAACAGCGCAAGAGGTGCTGAAAGGTATAGATTTAGAAGTAAATGAAGGTGAATTTGTTGGCATTATGGGTCCATCAGGCTCAGGCAAGACGACACTATTAAATGTTTTGTGTTCAATTGACTTTGCAACAGAAGGTGTAATTGAAATAAATGGCCAAAGTTTACGCGGTATGAAGGAAAAGGCGTTAGCTAATTTCCGTCGTGAGCAGCTCGGATTCATTTTCCAAGACTATAATTTATTGGACACGTTAACGGTCAAAGAAAATATTTTATTGCCATTAGCAATCGGAAAACTACCAAAAGCTGTTGCAGAAAGTCGCGTGAAGGAGCTGACATATTTACTTGGTATTGCAGATATTTTAAATAAATATCCGAACGAAATATCAGGTGGTCAGAAGCAACGAACATCTGCTGCTCGAGCTTTAATTACAAATCCATCAATGGTATTTGCAGATGAGCCTACTGGTGCACTCGATTCAAAATCAGCAACAGCATTGCTGAAAAACTTACAAGGCATTAATGAAACTAAAAAGGCGACGATTATGATGGTCACACATGATGCGGTGGCTGCAAGTTTCTGTACACGTGTTTTGTTTTTAAAAGATGGGCTTATTTACAGTGAGTTGTATAAAGGTGATAAGACTAGACAGGCGTTTTTCCAAGAAATCATGCATACGCAAAGTGTGCTAGGTGGTGACGGTTATGAGTCTTAG
- a CDS encoding response regulator transcription factor — protein sequence MKVLLIEDDPSIFAMIQERFSQWSLQVVGPNDFQKVMDDFIEEKPQLVLIDIQLPAYDGFHWCREIRHISKVPILFLSSRDHPMDMVMAMQMGADDFIQKPFHMEVLLAKVQAILRRTYDYVEEAMDVTRFNGAVLDYARSEIMYNGELVSLTKNELFILRILLEKGNQIVSREDLMRKLWDDERFVNDNTLSVNVNRLRTKLEDIGLQEVIVTKKGLGYIAVTQVT from the coding sequence ATGAAGGTTTTGTTGATAGAAGATGATCCATCAATTTTTGCAATGATTCAAGAGCGTTTTTCGCAATGGTCCTTACAAGTGGTAGGTCCGAATGATTTTCAAAAGGTGATGGATGATTTTATAGAAGAGAAGCCTCAATTAGTATTAATTGATATTCAATTACCAGCATATGATGGTTTTCATTGGTGTCGTGAAATACGGCATATTTCGAAAGTACCCATTCTCTTTCTATCCTCACGAGATCATCCAATGGATATGGTGATGGCTATGCAAATGGGTGCCGATGATTTTATACAAAAGCCTTTCCATATGGAAGTGTTACTTGCAAAAGTACAAGCTATTTTACGTCGTACTTATGATTATGTTGAAGAAGCAATGGATGTTACGCGTTTTAATGGTGCTGTTCTCGATTATGCGAGAAGTGAGATTATGTATAATGGGGAGCTTGTTTCCTTAACTAAAAACGAATTGTTTATTTTACGTATTTTGTTGGAGAAGGGTAATCAAATTGTTTCGAGAGAAGACTTAATGAGGAAATTATGGGACGACGAGCGTTTCGTCAATGACAATACATTATCTGTAAATGTTAATCGATTACGTACAAAGCTAGAGGATATTGGGTTACAGGAAGTCATTGTGACAAAAAAGGGACTTGGTTATATTGCCGTAACGCAGGTGACGTGA